In one window of Eleutherodactylus coqui strain aEleCoq1 chromosome 10, aEleCoq1.hap1, whole genome shotgun sequence DNA:
- the LOC136579935 gene encoding LIM domain transcription factor LMO4-A, whose product MVNNRTSEATTTAVSSNGTPPKACAGCGGKIADRFLLYSMDRYWHTRCLKCSCCQAQLGEIGTSCYTKSGMILCRNDYIRLFGSSGACSACGQSIPASEMVMRAQGSVYHLKCFTCATCRNRLVPGDRFHYINGTIFCEHDRPSGLLNGHLNPLQNNPLQSSPMLPDQKVC is encoded by the exons ATGGTGAACAACCGGACGTCCGAAGCCACCACCACGGCGGTCAGCAGCAACGGCACCCCCCCCAAAGCCTGCGCCGGCTGCGGGGGGAAGATCGCGGACCGCTTCCTGCTGTACTCTATGGACCGCTACTGGCACACCCGCTGCCTCAAGTGTTCCTGCTGCCAGGCTCAGCTGGGTGAGATTGGCACCTCGTGCTACACAAAGAGCGGCATGATCCTGTGCCGGAACGACTACATCCG GTTATTCGGGAGCAGCGGGGCGTGCAGCGCCTGCGGACAATCCATCCCCGCCAGCGAAATGGTGATGCGGGCACAAGGCAGCGTTTATCATCTGAAG TGCTTCACGTGCGCCACgtgcaggaacagactggtcccgGGCGACCGCTTCCACTACATCAACGGCACCATCTTCTGCGAACACGACCGGCCCTCGGGACTTCTTAACGGACACTTAAATCCTCTTCAGAATAACCCCCTTCAAAGTAGCCCAATGCTACCTGACCAGAAA GTTTGTTAG